From one Lolium rigidum isolate FL_2022 chromosome 4, APGP_CSIRO_Lrig_0.1, whole genome shotgun sequence genomic stretch:
- the LOC124707206 gene encoding farnesyl pyrophosphate synthase, whose product MLDYNVLGGKLNRGLSVVDSYKLLKGADDLSEEEMFLASTLGWCIEWLQAFFLVLDDIMDDSVTRRGQPCWFRVPQVGFIAVNDGIILRNHISRMLRLHFKKKPYYADLLDLFNEVEFKTASGQMLDLITTHEGEKDLTKYNIGVHRRIVQYKTAYYSFYLPVACALLLSGENLENYSAVENILVEMGTYFQVQDDYLDCYGEPEFIGKIGTDIEDYKCSWLVVQALERANESQKSVLFENYGKKDAASVAKVKTLYRELDLEAVFHEYESESYKKLITEIEAQPSVAVQKVLKSFLHKIYKRQK is encoded by the exons ATGCTGGACTACAATGTTCTTGGAG GAAAGCTCAACCGTGGGCTCTCCGTGGTCGATAGCTATAAGCTGTTGAAAGGTGCCGATGATCTGAGTGAGGAGGAGATGTTCCTCGCCAGCACTCTCGGCTGGTGCATCGAATGG CTTCAAGCCTTCTTTCTCGTGCTTGATGATATCATGGATGACTCTGTCACTCGACGTGGCCAGCCTTGCTGGTTTAGAGTGCCTCAG GTTGGCTTCATTGCTGTCAATGACGGGATTATCCTTCGGAACCATATTTCGAGGATGCTTCGGCTTCACTTTAAGAAGAAACCTTACTACGCTGATCTCCTTGACTTATTCAACGAG GTTGAGTTCAAAACAGCTTCAGGTCAAATGCTGGACCTTATCACAACTCACGAGGGAGAAAAGGATCTAACGAAATATAACATAGGAGT TCACCGCCGGATTGTTCAATACAAGACAGCCTACTATTCATTTTATCTGCCG GTTGCATGTGCACTGCTGCTCTCTGGTGAGAATTTGGAAAACTACAGTGCTGTAGAGAACATCCTTGTTGAGATGGGAACATACTTTCAAGTCCAG GATGATTATCTAGATTGTTATGGTGAACCTGAATTTATTGGCAAG ATTGGGACTGACATTGAAGATTACAAGTGCTCCTGGCTAGTTGTCCAAGCTCTTGAGCGTGCTAATGAGAGCCAAAAGAGTGTTCTATTT GAAAATTATGGAAAGAAAGATGCAGCCAGTGTGGCAAAAGTAAAGACTCTATACAGAGAACTTGACCTAGAG GCGGTGTTCCATGAGTATGAGAGCGAAAGTTACAAGAAGCTGATCACGGAAATTGAAGCTCAGCCAAGCGTTGCTGTCCAAAAGGTTCTGAAGTCCTTCTTGCACAAGATCTACAAGAGGCAGAAGTAG
- the LOC124649705 gene encoding protein ANTHESIS POMOTING FACTOR 1 has protein sequence MAATLSQLDDGTVRGMSIGAVFTDYAGKINCLDFHRKDDLLVTSSDDDSIRLYNTTTATLLKTTYHKKHGADRICFTHHPSSILCSSKFNLEPAESLRYLSLYDNRCLRYFKGHKDRVVSLCMSPAIDSFMSGSLDHSVRIWDLRVNACQGILRLRGRPSVAYDQQGLVFAVAMEGGAIKLFDSRSYDKGPFDTFLVGGDTAEVSDIKFSNDGKSVLLTTTNNHIYVLDAYGGEKKCGFSLEPSRNIATEAAFTPDGQYVISGSGDGNLHAWNINTVQEIACWNSHIGPITALKWAPRRAMFATASTALTFWIPNESNSS, from the exons ATGGCGGCCACGCTGTCGCAGCTGGACGACGGCACCGTCCGCGGCATGTCCATCGGCGCGGTCTTCACCGACTAC GCCGGGAAGATAAACTGCCTGGATTTCCACCGCAAGGACGACCTCCTCGTCACCTCCAGCGACGACGACTCCATTCGGCTCtacaacaccaccaccgccac GTTATTGAAGACAACATATCATAAGAAACATGGCGCTGACCGGATTTGTTTTACTCATCATCCGAGCTCCATATTATGTTCATCAAAGTTCAATCTAGAGCCAGCAGAATCACTCCGTTATCTGTCATTGTACGACAACCGTTGCTTGAGATATTTCAAAGGACACAAAGACAG GGTTGTTTCGCTATGTATGTCACCTGCCATTGATAGCTTTATGTCTGGTTCACTTGATCACAGTGTCAGAATATGGGATCTTCGTGTAAATGCTTGTCAG GGTATACTACGTTTGCGTGGTAGGCCTTCTGTTGCATATGATCAACAGGGCCTTGTTTTTGCCGTAGCAATGGAGGGAGGCGCTATTAAGCTATTTGATTCTCGGTCATATGACAAG GGTCCATTCGACACTTTCTTGGTCGGTGGAGATACTGCTGAAGTGTCTGACATTAAATTCAGTAACGATGGCAAGTCTGTGCTTTTGACGACAACTAACAACCATATATATGTTCTGGATGCATATGGAGGGGAGAAG AAGTGTGGTTTCAGTTTGGAGCCATCTCGCAACATAGCAACTGAAGCTGCTTTCACTCCAGATGGTCAATATGTAATTTCAG GATCTGGTGATGGTAACTTGCATGCTTGGAACATCAATACAGTACAAGAG ATTGCTTGTTGGAACAGTCATATTGGGCCAATCACTGCTTTGaaatgggcccctcgtcgagccatGTTTGCAACTGCATCAACTGCACTGACTTTCTGGATTCCCAACGAATCCAATTCGAGTTAG
- the LOC124707207 gene encoding AP-1 complex subunit mu-2-like → MAGAVSALFLLDIKGRVLVWRDYRGDVTALQAERFFTKLLDKEGDAEVHSPVVHDGAGVSYTFIQHNNVFLLTASRQNCNAASILLFLHRLVDVFKHYFEELEEESLRDNFVVVYELLDEMMDFGYPQYTEATILSEFIKTDAYRMEVTQRPPMAVTNAVSWRSEGIRYKKNEVFLDVVESVNILVNSNGQIVRSDIIGALKMRTFLSGMPECKLGLNDRVLLEAQGRATKGKAIDLDDIKFHQCVRLTRFENDRTISFVPPDGAFDLMTYRLTTQVKPLIWVEAQVEKHSRSRIEITVKARSQYKERSTGTNVEIEVPVPYDATNPNIRTSMGSASYAPERDAMVWKIKSFPGGKEYMCRAEFSLPSITSEEATPEKKAPIRVKFEIPYFTVSGIQVRYLKVIEKSGYQALPWVRYITMAGEYELRLI, encoded by the exons ATGGCGGGGGCGGTGTCGGCGCTGTTCCTGCTCGACATCAAGGGCCGCGTCCTCGTCTGGCGCGACTACCGCGGCGACGTCACCGCGCTCCAGGCCGagcgcttcttcaccaagctgcTCGACAAGGAG GGCGACGCCGAGGTCCACTCGCCCGTCGTCCACGACGGCGCCGGCGTCTCCTACACCTTCATCCAGCACAACAACGTCTTCCTCCTCACAGCCTCCAGGCAGAACTGCAATGCCGCcagcatcctcctcttcctccaccgccTCGTCGAC GTgttcaagcactacttcgaggaattGGAGGAGGAGTCTCTGAGGGACAACTTCGTCGTCGTG TACGAGCTGCTCGACGAGATGATGGACTTCGGGTACCCGCAGTACACGGAGGCGACCATCCTCAGCGAGTTCATCAAGACGGACGCGTACAGGATGGAGGTCACGCAGAGGCCGCCCATGGCCGTCACCAACGCCGTGTCGTGGCGGAGCGAGGGCATTCGCTACAAGAAGAATGAG GTGTTCTTGGATGTGGTTGAGAGTGTTAACATTCTTGTTAACAGCAATGGGCAGATCGTCAGATCTGACATCATTGGTGCGCTCAAGATGCGGACGTTTCTGAG TGGAATGCCCGAGTGTAAACTTGGGTTGAACGATAGAGTTCTTTTGGAGGCTCAAGGCCGAGCAACTAAAGGAAAAGCTATAGATCTTGATGATATCAAATTTCATCA GTGTGTACGGTTGACCAGATTTGAGAATGATAGGACTATATCATTCGTTCCTCCAGATGGAGCTTTTGATCTAATGACCTACAGACTTACCACACAG GTGAAGCCTCTGATCTGGGTAGAAGCACAAGTTGAGAAACATTCAAGAAGCCGGATAGAGATCACGGTGAAGGCAAGGAGCCAGTACAAGGAAAGAAG CACCGGAACAAATGTAGAAATCGAAGTACCTGTGCCTTATGATGCCACAAACCCAAATATAAGGACTTCAATGGGTTCTGCATCATACGCACCTGAAAGAGATGCAATGGTCTGGAAAATAAAATCATTTCCTGGTGGCAAG GAATATATGTGCAGAGCAGAATTTAGTCTTCCCAGCATAACCTCAGAAGAAGCAACCCCTGAAAAGAAAGCTCCAATACGTGTGAAATTTGAGATACCATATTTCACTGTTTCAGGCATTCAG GTACGCTATCTGAAAGTCATTGAGAAGAGTGGATATCAGGCCCTTCCTTGGGTTAGGTACATCACAATGGCTGGTGAATATGAGCTGAGGCTTATTTGA
- the LOC124650487 gene encoding uncharacterized protein LOC124650487 → MYIFSQGRKVSAGTTVSVPQHKGVNTDEYILARKLAGTVTPTQACDQLEGNKKVCYTIAKLAGVTTPRTLLETAVRVALGRARALKATFDVAKATAKTGNPMESILGSCDKNYDDLVGALEEVTRSLQKGKTGDLVSKMTAASTYATDCDNWYSERSLTSPYEAVQRHTAQAVSVALGVAATSKNL, encoded by the coding sequence atgtacatcttctcgcAGGGTCGCAAGGTCTCCGCCGGCACCACCGTCAGCGTCCCGCAGCACAAGGGCGTGAACACCGACGAGTACATCCTGGCCCGCAAGCTCGCCGGCACAGTGACCCCGACGCAGGCGTGCGATCAGCTGGAAGGGAACAAGAAGGTGTGCTACACCATCGCGAAGCTTGCCGGCGTGACGACGCCGCGGACGCTGCTGGAGACGGCGGTACGGGTGGCGCTGGGGCGGGCGAGGGCGCTGAAGGCGACGTTCGACGTGGCCAAGGCGACGGCCAAGACGGGGAACCCGATGGAGTCCATCCTGGGGTCCTGCGACAAGAACTACGACGACCTGGTGGGCGCCCTGGAGGAGGTCACCCGGTCCCTGCAGAAGGGCAAGACCGGCGACCTCGTCAGCAAGATGACGGCCGCCAGCACCTACGCCACCGACTGCGACAACTGGTACAGCGAGCGGAGCCTCACCTCGCCGTACGAGGCCGTGCAGCGCCACACCGCGCAGGCCGTCTCCGTCGCCCTCGGCGTCGCCGCCACCAGCAAGAACCTCTGA